In a single window of the Bacillus clarus genome:
- a CDS encoding DUF3965 domain-containing protein encodes MRAVQGDPNWNLVTDTYVEPKSFADLFSLLIPCHPKGQGKERTILVWKEKEFYKEENLAPFILYGMNKVKDLPQFHKDEIPTLVRIIRLCQEMGWYKEAYTFMINQGLDEFVQTSMEYETWDFLTQAVAFNYLIIKYRVGELVDEDVQIWERVKFNEKCINDCSNLLSHKEVLEFTFFYICKQAKTLSKEQLNYEMMNLAIYCNTYVCDLYTFDLLRKYRKCTDYLSYYGPSQAVIACQRAVLSQISDRLDPLKTTHVDDYLYVMKEMMEHMTVGLMSRYGHFIGKLLSYVPFFEMIQVPQHAYYCEELMYVCKGIEYKEEVLKNYIFIQLHDCLPSFFRLFLKNKRYATIHDILFYWCDDEQRLGLEKKYNLSFIYEKYACG; translated from the coding sequence ATGAGGGCTGTACAAGGCGATCCTAATTGGAATTTGGTTACAGATACATATGTGGAACCGAAGAGTTTCGCTGATTTATTTTCTTTGCTTATACCTTGTCATCCAAAAGGTCAGGGGAAAGAAAGAACAATTTTAGTGTGGAAAGAAAAAGAATTTTATAAAGAAGAAAATTTAGCGCCGTTTATCTTATATGGAATGAATAAAGTTAAAGATTTACCACAGTTTCATAAAGATGAAATCCCAACTTTAGTACGCATTATTCGTTTATGTCAGGAGATGGGATGGTATAAAGAAGCATATACATTTATGATAAATCAAGGATTAGATGAGTTTGTACAAACTTCAATGGAATATGAAACGTGGGATTTTTTGACACAAGCTGTTGCCTTTAATTATTTAATTATTAAATATCGTGTAGGTGAATTAGTGGATGAAGATGTACAGATTTGGGAAAGAGTTAAATTCAACGAAAAATGTATAAACGACTGTAGTAATTTATTATCTCATAAAGAAGTATTAGAGTTTACGTTTTTTTACATATGCAAGCAGGCAAAAACATTATCAAAAGAACAATTAAATTATGAGATGATGAATCTAGCAATATATTGTAATACATATGTTTGTGATCTATATACATTTGATTTATTAAGAAAATATCGTAAATGTACGGACTATTTATCATATTACGGGCCTAGTCAAGCTGTTATAGCTTGTCAAAGAGCGGTACTTTCCCAAATTTCTGATCGACTAGATCCATTAAAAACAACACATGTAGATGATTACTTGTATGTAATGAAGGAAATGATGGAGCATATGACGGTGGGATTAATGAGCCGATATGGACACTTCATTGGAAAGCTATTATCATATGTACCATTTTTCGAGATGATTCAAGTTCCACAGCATGCATATTATTGCGAAGAATTAATGTATGTTTGTAAAGGAATTGAATATAAAGAAGAGGTATTAAAAAATTATATATTTATACAATTACACGATTGTTTGCCATCATTTTTTAGATTATTTCTTAAAAATAAACGCTATGCCACAATTCATGATATTCTCTTTTACTGGTGTGATGATGAACAGAGGTTGGGTTTGGAGAAAAAATATAATTTGAGCTTTATTTATGAAAAATATGCTTGTGGTTAA
- a CDS encoding CBS domain-containing protein, with amino-acid sequence MTQVRELMSTNVVQCTTLDNVYEAAVKMKEEEIGMIPVVENEQVVGLVTDRDLVVRGIAEKHPGSNKITNVMTTNIVSVSPDDSVEKATELMARYQIRRLPVVKNGQLVGMLALGDLAIRESADDQAGFALSEISEHTK; translated from the coding sequence ATGACACAAGTTAGAGAACTGATGAGCACAAATGTTGTGCAGTGTACAACACTAGATAATGTATATGAGGCTGCTGTGAAAATGAAAGAAGAGGAAATTGGAATGATTCCCGTTGTTGAAAATGAGCAAGTTGTCGGCCTCGTAACTGATCGCGATTTAGTTGTTCGTGGAATTGCTGAAAAACATCCAGGTTCTAATAAAATTACAAATGTAATGACAACAAATATTGTGTCGGTTTCACCTGATGATTCTGTTGAAAAGGCAACGGAGTTAATGGCACGATATCAAATTAGACGATTACCAGTAGTGAAGAACGGTCAACTTGTTGGTATGTTAGCCTTAGGTGATTTAGCGATAAGAGAATCTGCAGATGATCAAGCAGGATTCGCTTTGAGCGAAATATCGGAGCATACAAAATGA